The Pseudomonas extremaustralis genome contains a region encoding:
- the fdxA gene encoding ferredoxin FdxA: MTFVVTDNCIKCKYTDCVEVCPVDCFYEGPNFLVIHPDECIDCALCEPECPAVAIFSEDEVPQGMESFIELNAELAEIWPNITEKKDPLPDAAEWDGKTGKIADLER; the protein is encoded by the coding sequence ATGACCTTCGTCGTCACCGACAACTGCATCAAGTGCAAGTACACCGACTGCGTAGAAGTGTGTCCGGTGGACTGCTTTTACGAAGGCCCGAATTTCCTGGTCATCCACCCGGACGAGTGCATTGACTGCGCCCTGTGTGAGCCTGAATGCCCGGCCGTCGCCATTTTCTCCGAGGACGAAGTCCCCCAAGGGATGGAGTCATTCATCGAGCTGAACGCAGAGTTGGCGGAAATCTGGCCGAATATCACCGAGAAAAAAGACCCGCTGCCGGATGCCGCGGAGTGGGATGGCAAAACAGGGAAGATTGCAGACCTCGAACGCTGA